A window of Nonomuraea angiospora genomic DNA:
GTTCCTGGCCGATGAGCGGCTCATCCTGGTCACCTCGGACGTCAGCTACACCGGGGCGGACGGGACGGTCCACCAGCCCCGCTACCGCGGCACCCAGATGCTCTCCGACGACCCCATCGACCGCCTGGACGAGCTGTGGGACGTCGTCACCACCCAGCACCACGGGCTCGACCCCCTCTACGGCCTGATGCGGCGGGAGCAGGTGGCAGCCGTGCCCCGGCCGCTGATGATCCGCGAGGACGAGGTCTACGCCACCATGCTCGCGCTGACCGCGCCCTGGGGTCACGTGCCGGAGACGCTCGCCCACCGCAACCTGCGCGAGCGGCGCCTGCCCGGGATCGCCGCGGCGCTCGGCGTGCCGGCCTGGACCGCGCATTTCGCCACCACGCTGCAGTTCCGGGCGATGTACCGAGCCGTGCGGCTCATGGAGCTGTCCACGGAGCAACGCAACCGTGCCCACGCCGTGCTGCTGCGTACCTACTACCGCCGGCAGCACCAGATGCTGACGCACCGCAGCCGCAAACTCGCCGGGTTGGCCGCCCGACTCGTCTCCTCGAAAGGGTGATCTCCTCGTGTTGATCCGCATCGTGCGGCTGCTCATGCAGCCGGGCCGGATCCTGCTGGCCGCCATGCGGCGCCTGCCGTTCGGCTCGTACGAGCTGCGCTGCTCGCTCGACCTCTACCCGAGGCCGCACTACGCCTACGGCGTGCAGCAGGCGGCCGAGCTGGCCAGGCGCCTCGGCGTCGGCCGGATCAGCGTGGTCGAGTTCGGTGTCGCGGGCGGCGCGGGCATGGTGGAGCTCAACCGCATGGCGGCGCTGGCGTCGGCCGCGTCGGGCGTGAAGATCGACGTCTACGGCTTCGACACCGGCGCCGGGCTGCCCAAACCCACCGACTACCGGGACCTGCCCTACATCTGGCGCGAGGGCGACTTCGTCATGGACGTCGACGCCCTGCGGGCCCGGCTGGGAGAGGCGAGCCTGATCCTGGGCAACATCGAGGACACGGTCGGCGAGTTCCTCGACGGCGAGCGTCCGGCGCCGATCGGGTTCGTCTCCATCGACGTGGACTTCTACTCCTCGACCGCCGCGGCGCTGCGGCTGTTCAAGGGCGACCACAAGTACTTCCTGCCCCGCGTGTTCTGCTACCTCGACGACACGGTCGGCGACGACGACCAGATCATCCACAACGACTTCGTCGGCGAGCTCAGCGCGATCCGGGAGTTCAACGAGGAGAACGAGTTGATGAAGCTGGCGCCGATCAACGGGCTGCGGCACAAGCGCCCGGTTCCCGCCCCCTGGAACGACAACATCCAGGCGCTGCACCGCTTCGACCACCCCGACTATTCGGTCTACGTGGGCAGGCCGGACACGCAGACACAGTTGCCTCTGTAACCCCTCCGACTCCCTGTAACGAAGATGCGGGCCAAGGCGAGAGAAGGGAAAAGAACCACGCGAGGGGGAAAATCTCGCTATGTCCGTTTTATTGGCAAATAGCCGAATCAACGATGATGTCCGGCGCAAAATGCTGTTCCAGGGAGACCTCTTCCTCTACTCCGCGACGCCTGCCTCGACCAAGCTGATCGAGTTCGCCCGCGAGTTGATCGAGGAGGCGTTCGAGGGCCGCGACCCCCAGACCGCCCAGCACGAGATGCCGGTGGAGGAGTTCGCGGCACTGCTCGCGGACCTCAAGCCGCGCTTCATCCACCACCCCACCAGCAAGAAGCTCCTCGTCACCCTGCTCGACGAGCTGGGCATGGCGCTGGACAAGACCTACTTCGACGTGCCGAGGCTGCGCACCTCCACCGCGGACCACTACCTCGACTCCGGCATCTCCTACGCC
This region includes:
- a CDS encoding glycosyltransferase family 2 protein translates to MLVSIGIPVRNGADRLEAAVRSALAQDHAEIEVVISDNASTDGTEELCRELARQDGRIAYYRQPRDLHVVGNFVEVLRRARGEFFRWMGDDDLLEPRYVSRTLEPFLADERLILVTSDVSYTGADGTVHQPRYRGTQMLSDDPIDRLDELWDVVTTQHHGLDPLYGLMRREQVAAVPRPLMIREDEVYATMLALTAPWGHVPETLAHRNLRERRLPGIAAALGVPAWTAHFATTLQFRAMYRAVRLMELSTEQRNRAHAVLLRTYYRRQHQMLTHRSRKLAGLAARLVSSKG